The DNA segment TTAAAGTGACGGATGATGAAGGTGCAAAACGTGCGTGTTTCTCAACTGAACCAGCTATTCGTAATCTGAAAGTAAATTATATGAATGAAATACTTGGTACATTTGTATTAATGTTCGTTATTTTCTATATTACTGGTGCATCAGTCACATTACCAAATATTGAAACAGCAGCGCCAATCGGCTTAGGTTCAATCGGTGCATTACCTGTAGCAATCTTAGTTTGGGTTATCGGTCTAAGCTTAGGGGGTACAACAGGTTATGCAATTAATCCTGCTCGTGATGGTGGTCCACGTATTGTTTTAACATTGTTAAGCAAAAAAGTGGGAGCAAAACCAGATTGGGCTTATGGTATCGTGCCACTAACAGCACCAATTGTTGGTGGTGTCATCGCCGCTCTTTTATTTAAAGTATTATCTTAATTGATTTACTTAGAATAAAGAAGTAATAAAAAATGACGTGATTATCACGTCATTTTTTTTATTTTAAGCGGTACGATTTTGATAAAAATTTGCAAATTGTGATTAAAATCGTACCGCTTAAGTTTATAATTTATAAGAATTTTTCTTTTAATTCTTTTGCTTTAGCAACTTGTTCTGGTGTTGCAGTTGATGTCATTGGTTCACGGCAGAAACCTGCATCCACACCTTGTAACTTCAAGATTTCTTTAATGGTTAAATATAATCCATTCGCTAAGATACCTTCGATTAAATCATTTGTGGTGTGTTGAACGGCTAAGGCTTCGTCCAGTTTTCCTGCACGAGTTAATTCCATAATTTGTCTTGCACGGATACCATTTACGTTAAAGGTACTACCAATCGCACCATCCACACCAAGTGAAACCGCTGGTAACATCATTTCATCAAAGCCAGCCCAGATTAAGTGGTTTGGATAAGCTTTTTTCAAGCGTTCTAATAGATAGAAATCGCCTGCTGTGAATTTCACACCAAGAATTTTAGGATTTTTATAAAGCTCACCAAATTGCTCAACACCAATATTTACCCCTGTTAAGAATGGGATTGAGTAAACAATCATATTGTTGCCTGTTTCAGCGATGATGGTGTCGTAGTAATGTTTAATTTCTGGGAAGCTAAATTTGTAATAGAAAGGTGTTACGGCTGATAAGCTGTCGTAACCTAATTCAGTGGCATATTTACCTAATTCCACCGCTTCTTTTAAGTTTACGCTACCAACTTGTGCAATCAATGCAATCTCATCTTTCGCTTCATCTTTGGCAATGCGGAAAATTTCTTTTTTCTCTGCGGTTGAGAGCATAAAGTTTTCCCCAGTGCTACCACCTACATATAAGCCGTCCACTTTCATTGTGTCAATGTTGTGGCGAATAATTTCACGTAAACCTTTTTCATTTACTGTGCCATCTTCGTTAAATGATACAAGTAATGCTGAAAATAACCCTTTTAAGTTTTTCATTTTTTTCTCCAAATATTAGTGATTTTGTAATTTATTTTCGCCCCATTTTGCAGCACCGATTAACCCTGCATCACCTTGATAGTAAGCAGGTTCAATCTCGCAACAATAAATGTTTGGCATTTGATTGATATAGTTCTTAACCAAAGGAAGATAGCCTTCTGCCAGTCCAACACTTCCTCCGATAACGATTTTTTGTATATCTAAACTGATAACCAAATCCGCCACTAAATTAGCGATCGCTTTTGCACTGCGATGAATAATTTGTGTTGCTTTTGGTTCATTTTGTCTAAATAATTCAAAAACTTGTTTTGGCAAGCAAGGTGTTTCCCAATTTGCTGTTGCAGCTTGTATTGCACGCCCTGATGCCACAGACTCCACACAGCCTTGTCGTCCACAGCCACAGATTTCGCCATTCGGATCAGCAAGTGAGTGTCCGATATGTCCAGCAATTCCATTTGGTTCAGTGAGCAGGGTTTTATCTAAAATAATTCCGCCTCCAACACCAGTGGATACGGTAATAAACGCAAAATTTTGAATGTCGTTTTCACGTTCATTTTGAAACTCCGCATAAGCAGCTGCTTGCACATCATTTAATAGTAAAACAGGTTTGTCTGTATGATTTGCAATGGCGTTTTTCAGTGGGAATTGATCTAATCCCCCTAAATTTTTTGGATTTAGTGCTGTTAAAATACCTTTATTGATAATACCAGTTGAGGCAACCGCCACAAAATCAAATTGATTTCTGTAACTATCTACAATAGAGGCTAAGGTCTTTTGCATCTCTACACTAACATTTTTCGTTGGTGTCGCCACTTGCTGACGCTGACTAATTTCATTATTTTCAACCAGTGCCGAGGCAATTTTTGTGCCACCAATATCTATCGCAAGACAACGCATAAACTATCCTTATATTTTGTTATAAATTATTTATTTGCTAATTTAATTTCATCAGCAAACCAACTTACAATATGTTCTAGTCTGGTTAACGCTGAACCTACTGTGACACAATGCGCCCCTGCTTCGATGGCACTTCTTGCTAATTCAGGGGTATTATAACGTCCTTCACCCATCACAAAGCAACCTGCCGCATTGAGATCTTTAACAAGTTGATAATCAGGTTCTTTTGGAATTTCGCCCCCTGTGTAGCCAGACATCGTACTGCCCACAATATCAAAACCTAGTTGCTGACAATGCAAGCCTTCTTCAAGATTGGAGCAATCCGCCATTGCTAAACAGCCCACTTCTTTGATTTTTTTGATAGCTTGCTCAATTTCAACTGGACGAGGACGGTTTGTACCATCAACAGCGATAATATCTGCCCCCGCTTTTGCGAGTTCTTCAATATCTTCTAAGAAAGGGGTGATTCGCACAGGGCTATCAGGCAAATCTCTTTTTATAATTCCAATAATTGGCACATCAACCACTTTACGTACAGCTTTAAGATTTTCAACGCCTTCAATACGAATTCCTTTTGCTCCACCAATTACTGAGGCTTGAGCCATTGCGGCAACAATTTCTGGTGAATCCATTGGACCATCATCAACGGGTTGGCAAGAAGCGATTAATCCATATTTGATTTGGGCTAAAACAGGGTTATCTATTAATTTTGACATTATAACTCCATAATTTTCTATTCTAAAAAATAATTACTTCATATTATATATAAAATTCTTTTAAAAAAGGTAGTGAATTTTTATAATTTCGACTAATCTATTTTTTATTTTGTGATGAACCTCTCAATTTTGAAATAAAAATTCATTTTTGTGTTTAAAAATGAATTTTTTGTTTATAGAATAGCACTGTCATTAACCCATAAGGAGAAATACAAATGAAATTTAAAAAATCATTATTAGTTGCATTATGTGCTGGTTTTGTTGGTACTGCATTTGCTGCAGATTATGATCTGCAATTTGGTATGCAAGCAGGTACAAATTCTAATGAATATAAAGCAGCAAAATTATTTGCAGATGAAGTCGCAAAAAATTCAAAAGGAAAAATTGAAGTTAAATTACTAGCAGATGGTGTTCTTGGTAATGACTTGAAAATGATGAAATCACTTTCAAAAGGTCGCTTAGATTTCACTTTTGCTGAATCTGGTCGTTTCGCTTCTTTCCCAGGATTTGAAGAGGCACAAGTATTTGCACTCCCTTACCTTTTCAAAGATTTTGAAACTTCTAAAAAAGCTGTTTTTGAGACTGAATTTGGTCAAGGTTTATTGAAAAAAATTAACAAAAAACTTGGAATTACAGTGTTGGCAGATGGTTATAATGGAACTCGTCAAACAACTTCAAACCGAGCAATTAATTCTATTGAAGATATGAAAGGGTTAAAACTTCGTGTACCAGGTGCTCCAGCAAATAAAGCCTATGGTAAATATACTGGTGCAAGCGTAGTTTCAATGGCTTTCTCTGAAGTTTATTTAGCATTACAAACTAATGCAGTGGATGCTCAAGAAAATCCATTATCATTAATTGATGCGAAAAAATTCTATGAGGTTCAACCTTATTTAGCAATGACTAATCACATTTTAAATGACCAATTGTATCTTGCAAGTAGTAAAACAATGCATAAATTACCAGCAGATTTACAAAAAGTTGTGAAAGATGCTGCAGTTAAAGCGGCTAAATATCACACTGAGTTATTCCAAGGTGATGAGCAAAAACTTGTAGAATCATTTAAAGCTAAAGGTATTAAAGTTACTTATCCAGATACTAAACCTTTCCAAAATGCGATGAAACCATTCTATGATGAGTATATCAAAGCACAAGGTGAAGAAGGTAAAAAAGCGATTGAAGAAATTCTTAAATTAAAATAATTTAAAAATTTTAACGATGCATTTATAAGCAATCTTCACTTCGATGGGGATTGCTTTTATTTATGATTTTATCTCGGAGATATTATGAACTTAATAAAAAAATTAGAAGAATATACGGGAGCATTCTTATTACTTGTAATTTTTGGTATTTTATTGGTACAAATCATTTCTCGTCTTTTTAATGTGCCAATTGTGGGAACAGAAGAGTTATCTCGTTTAATTTTTACTTATGCTTCTTTGCTTGGAATTAGTATAGGTGTAAAAAAACAACAGCATATTTTTATTGATTTTATTACTAACTTTATGTCTGAAAGGGTACGTAAAATTACTTATACCTGTACTCAATTCATTATTTGGGTTTGTTTAATTCTATTTATTAAATTTGGATTTTATGTCTTTAATGATGCGTTTTTTACCTTAGATGATTTAGGGATTAGCGAAAAATGGCTTTATGCTCCATTGCCATTTTTATCTATTTTAGTACTTATCCGATTTATTGAAATTCAATATCAAAATGTTAAACATAATATTTCTTATATTTCAGGTACCTTTTTTATTCTTATCAGTGTATTGGTACTTTCTCTTATTGTAGTAACACCTGATATTTTCTCATTTTTAGATTTTCAACAATATGTTGATTTTGGTGAAGATGCCGTTTATGTTGCACTGATCTTTTGGCTAATCATAATGTTCTTAGGTGTGCCAGTAGGTTGGTCTCTCTTTATCTCAAGTGTGGTTTATTTTTCTCTTACACGTTGGGAAATTGTTTTAGATGCTGCACCAAAACTGATTGATAGCTTGAACAGTTTTACTTTATTATCCGTGCCTTTCTTTATTCTTACTGGTGTATTAATGAATACAGGGGGAATTACAGAAAGAATATTCCATTTTGCCAAAGCAATGTTAGGTCATCATATTGGTGGTATGGGGCACGTAAATATTGGAGCAAGTTTAATTTTTTCAGGAATGTCTGGGTCAGCACTTGCAGATGCAGGAGGCTTAGGGCAACTTGAAATTAAAGCAATGCGAGATGCGGGTTATGATGATGACATTTGTGGTGGGATCACTGCAGCATCTTGTATTATCGGTCCTCTTGTACCGCCGTCTATTGCAATGATTATTTATGGTGTAATTGCCAATGAATCTATTGCAAAACTTTTCGTTGCAGGTTTTGTACCAGGCGTATTGATTACTATCGCTTTGATGATAATGAACTACTTTGTGTCTAAAAAGCGTGGTTATAAACCAACACCTAAAGCTAGTCAGAAAGAGCGTTGGGAAGCGTTTAAAAGTGCTATTTGGGCAATTTTAACCCCAATTATCATTATTGGCGGTATTTTCTCAGGTTATTTTACACCAACAGAAGCAGCAGTAATTGCAGCCTTATATTCAATGATTATTGGGTTCTTTGTTTATAAAGAGTTAACCTTAAAAATTCTTTTTGAAGGTTGTATTGAAACCATAGCAATCACAGGGGTAACAGTACTAATGGTGATGACCGTTACTTTCTTTGGAGATATGATTGCACGTGAACAAGTAGCGATGAGAATTGCAGAAATTTTTGTTGCAGTAGCAGATTCTCAACTTGGTGTATTAGTGATGATAAACTTGCTATTGCTATTTCTAGGTATGTTTATTGATGCTTTGGCGTTGCAATTCCTAGTATTACCAATGCTTATTCCAATTGCGATTCATTTTGGAATCGATCTTGTCTTCTTCGGAGTTTTGACGACATTAAATATGATGATTGGTATCTTAACACCACCAATGGGAATGGCATTGTTTGTGGTGGCTCGAGTCGGAAATATGACGGTATCAACGGTAACTAAAGGGGTAATTCCATTTATTATTCCAATATTTATTACCCTTGTGTTGATTACGATCTTCCCTCAAATTATTACCTTTATTCCTAATTTGATAATGCCGTAATTTTCCGAGTAACAAAATCAATAATGGTGATCGATTAAATTGGTCACCATTTTTTTATTTAAGCGGTGAGATTTTTATAAAATTTTGCAATTTGTCAATTTTTATTGAAATGTTACCGCTTGTTTTCTTAATAGTATCTACATTTGAGTCATAAAGTTTATTTTATCTTCTCACAAATCCACCTTCCTTTTGGGGTAGCTTTTAATGACATTTCAGTATCATTGAGAGAAAGCACAGGAAATACACTTGCATTATCTGATGAAGTATTGTTTTCACAGCCTGATAATTTTTCTTCTATATTAGATGGAGTATATTGTGTATCTGTACTACGATTTACAACCTCACAAGCTTCTTCATTTAAGCGTAAATTTTCTTTTTCAGCTTGAAAATGACCTGTTACCTTAATGGAATAATATTTATTTGGGTTACTAAATATAGCAAGAGAGATGATATTTGAAAAAGAATGATCTTCTTTAAAGTTATATTGAAATTTTACATTGCCATTTTTTGCTCCAATATGCAGATTACAATCCCATTGCCCAATAATCTGATTTCCTATATCTGAAACTTTATCTTGTTTATAATAATTACTGTAATAGTAACTTAGATAACCGATAGTTAATGCTGCGATCGTAGGAATAATTAACTTTTTAATATCCATAAAAAATCTCCGTATGAACAAATAGACTATAAAATATTATGACATAAGATTTACTTTAGCTATATATTTAAAATATTCCCAAAATGTAGCGTTAATGCATACATTGATGAAAAAATTTTAATAAACTACAAAACGATGTATTTATTCGACAAAGGATGCTTTGTCGCTACAATTTAAATCGTTGGTTTTTTATAAAAACAGACTTTTTTACAAAATGGCAGTATAACTAATTCTAGTTAAAATAAAAAATTCATTAAAATCCCTATAAATTTGCAAATTTTCCCTTAAATCTTACCGCTTTTCCGTTATAATCATAACTATATAACTTAGTTATCTGACTTAATTTTTAATTTAAAAGGAATAATTTTTATGATGCGTTCTCATTATTGTGGGCAATTAAATGCCAGCCACGTTGGGCAAAGTGTAACTTTAAGTGGTTGGGTACATCGTGTACGCAACTTAGGGCAATTTATTTTTGTACAAATTCGTGACCGAGAAGGTATTGTGCAAGTATTTTTTGATAAAGAAAATGAAGCACTTTTCAAACAAGCGTCAAGTTTACGTAACGAAGCTTGTGTGAAAATTCAAGGCGATGTGATTGCTCGTGATGAAAGTCAAATCAATAAAGAAATGGCAACGGGCGAAATCGAAGTTTTAGTCAAAGAGTTAGAAGTCTATAACAATGCAGCTAATTTACCGTTAGATTTTAACCAAAACAACAGTGAAGAACAGCGTTTAAAATTCCGTTATTTAGATTTACGTCGTCCTGAAATCGCTGAGCGTTTCAAAGCACGTGCTAAAATTACCAGCTTTGTACGTCGTTTTATGGATGACAACGGTTTCTTAGATATTGAAACCCCAATGCTAACTAAAGCAACCCCTGAAGGTGCGAGAGATTATTTAGTACCAAGCCGTGTGCATAACGGTAAATTCTACGCCCTTCCACAATCGCCACAGCTATTCAAACAGTTGTTGATGATGTCGGGGTTTGACCGTTATTACCAAATCGTAAAATGTTTCCGTGATGAAGATTTACGAGCGGATCGTCAGCCTGAATTTACCCAAATCGATGTGGAAACCAGCTTTATGACTGCCGAAGAAGTGCGTGCAGTGATGGAAAAAATGATTCGTGGCTTATGGTTAGATCGTTTAAATGTGGATCTTGGTGATTTCCCAATTATGACTTTTGAAGAAGCAATGCGTCGTTACGGTTCAGATAAACCAGATTTACGTAACCCATTAGAATTAGTGGACGTAGCGGATTTAGTGAAAGACGTTGATTTCAAAGTATTTAGCGGTCCTGCGAACGATGAAGATGGACGAGTAGCCGTACTTCGTGTACCAAATGGGGCGAGCTTAACCCGTAAAAATATTGATGATTACACTAAATTTGTCGGCATTTATGGTGCAAAAGGCTTAGCGTGGGCAAAAGTCAATGACGTTGCAGCAGGACTTGAAGGTTTACAAAGTCCAGTCGCTAAATTCTTAAATGAAGACGTGGTTAAAGGCTTACTTGAAAGAACCAATGCACAAAATGGCGATATCATTTTCTTCGGTGCAGATAAAGCAAATATTGTGACCGACGCAATGGGGGCATTACGCTTAAAAGTAGGACGTGATTTAGAATTAACCAAATTAGACGAATGGAAACCACTTTGGGTTATTGACTTCCCAATGTTTGAAAAAGATGATGAAGGTAACTGGTCAGCAATGCACCACCCATTCACTTCACCACGCGATTTAACCGCAGAAGAGTTGATGAAAGATCCAAAAGGTGCGGTAGCGAACGCGTATGATATGGTAATCAACGGTTACGAAGTGGGCGGCGGTTCAGTGCGTATTTTCAGACCTGAAATGCAACAAGCGGTATTTAATCTGTTAGGTCTTTCAGAGCAAGATCAAAAAGAAAAATTTGGTTTCTTACTTGAAGCATTAAAATATGGTACACCACCACACGCAGGTTTAGCTTTTGGTTTAGACCGTTTAACAATGCTACTGACAGGCACAGAAAATATTCGTGATGTCATCGCATTCCCTAAAACAACCACAGCGTCTTGTTTAATGACCGAAGCACCAAGCTTTGCAAATCCACAAGCGTTGGCGGAATTGGGTGTGCGTGTTAAAGCTAAAGAGGAGTAGTTTTATCTTTGGAATTTGTAGAGGCATAGTATTATGCCTCTACAATAGTATTTTAAGCGGTAACATTTTAGTCATTTTTTGCAAATAAAAGTGATCTAGATCACACTTCTGTTTTTGATTAATTGACTCCACTTCAACTATCCATAAAATAAGTAACACTTCAAAAATTATTTAATCTTAATCGTCATTCGTATAAAATTGTAGAGAAAAATCAATGGTTAGCAGTAATATTTTGGATATTATTAGTTCGCTATATAACAGTTTAACAAAAACAGAAAAACGTATAGCGGATACTTTACTACATACACCAGAGCAGTTAGCACAATGTTCGTTATCTGAAATTGCTGATATTTTGAATATTGGCGAGGCTACTTTTATTCGTTTTTGTCGAACTTTAGGTTTTAAAGGATTTACTGATTTTAAGTTAGCTTTGGCTATTGAATTAGCAACAAAAATTAAAGAAAAAAATATCATCTTTGAAGAAGATGTTTGTGCAAAAGATTCTTATTTTGAAATTGCAAAGAAGTTACAAAATAATATTAACCGAGTGACGGAAGAGACAATTAATCTTTTAGACTTTGAAGAATTAGAGAGAGTAGTAAAAGTATTACAGAGAGCAAAACGAATTTTTTTGTTTGGTGTCGGGACTTCAGGATTAAGTGCAGAAGACGCAAAAACTAAATTTATGCGAATTGGTCTTCCCGTTGATGCTATTACAAATAATCATTTTATGTATATGCAAGCAGCATTAATGAATGATAAAGATGTGGTTATTGGTATTAGTCACTCTGGATTTTCGCAAG comes from the Pasteurella atlantica genome and includes:
- a CDS encoding TRAP transporter large permease subunit, which gives rise to MNLIKKLEEYTGAFLLLVIFGILLVQIISRLFNVPIVGTEELSRLIFTYASLLGISIGVKKQQHIFIDFITNFMSERVRKITYTCTQFIIWVCLILFIKFGFYVFNDAFFTLDDLGISEKWLYAPLPFLSILVLIRFIEIQYQNVKHNISYISGTFFILISVLVLSLIVVTPDIFSFLDFQQYVDFGEDAVYVALIFWLIIMFLGVPVGWSLFISSVVYFSLTRWEIVLDAAPKLIDSLNSFTLLSVPFFILTGVLMNTGGITERIFHFAKAMLGHHIGGMGHVNIGASLIFSGMSGSALADAGGLGQLEIKAMRDAGYDDDICGGITAASCIIGPLVPPSIAMIIYGVIANESIAKLFVAGFVPGVLITIALMIMNYFVSKKRGYKPTPKASQKERWEAFKSAIWAILTPIIIIGGIFSGYFTPTEAAVIAALYSMIIGFFVYKELTLKILFEGCIETIAITGVTVLMVMTVTFFGDMIAREQVAMRIAEIFVAVADSQLGVLVMINLLLLFLGMFIDALALQFLVLPMLIPIAIHFGIDLVFFGVLTTLNMMIGILTPPMGMALFVVARVGNMTVSTVTKGVIPFIIPIFITLVLITIFPQIITFIPNLIMP
- a CDS encoding sialic acid TRAP transporter substrate-binding protein SiaP, with the protein product MKFKKSLLVALCAGFVGTAFAADYDLQFGMQAGTNSNEYKAAKLFADEVAKNSKGKIEVKLLADGVLGNDLKMMKSLSKGRLDFTFAESGRFASFPGFEEAQVFALPYLFKDFETSKKAVFETEFGQGLLKKINKKLGITVLADGYNGTRQTTSNRAINSIEDMKGLKLRVPGAPANKAYGKYTGASVVSMAFSEVYLALQTNAVDAQENPLSLIDAKKFYEVQPYLAMTNHILNDQLYLASSKTMHKLPADLQKVVKDAAVKAAKYHTELFQGDEQKLVESFKAKGIKVTYPDTKPFQNAMKPFYDEYIKAQGEEGKKAIEEILKLK
- a CDS encoding N-acetylmannosamine-6-phosphate 2-epimerase, whose product is MSKLIDNPVLAQIKYGLIASCQPVDDGPMDSPEIVAAMAQASVIGGAKGIRIEGVENLKAVRKVVDVPIIGIIKRDLPDSPVRITPFLEDIEELAKAGADIIAVDGTNRPRPVEIEQAIKKIKEVGCLAMADCSNLEEGLHCQQLGFDIVGSTMSGYTGGEIPKEPDYQLVKDLNAAGCFVMGEGRYNTPELARSAIEAGAHCVTVGSALTRLEHIVSWFADEIKLANK
- the nanA gene encoding N-acetylneuraminate lyase, with protein sequence MKNLKGLFSALLVSFNEDGTVNEKGLREIIRHNIDTMKVDGLYVGGSTGENFMLSTAEKKEIFRIAKDEAKDEIALIAQVGSVNLKEAVELGKYATELGYDSLSAVTPFYYKFSFPEIKHYYDTIIAETGNNMIVYSIPFLTGVNIGVEQFGELYKNPKILGVKFTAGDFYLLERLKKAYPNHLIWAGFDEMMLPAVSLGVDGAIGSTFNVNGIRARQIMELTRAGKLDEALAVQHTTNDLIEGILANGLYLTIKEILKLQGVDAGFCREPMTSTATPEQVAKAKELKEKFL
- a CDS encoding MurR/RpiR family transcriptional regulator; protein product: MVSSNILDIISSLYNSLTKTEKRIADTLLHTPEQLAQCSLSEIADILNIGEATFIRFCRTLGFKGFTDFKLALAIELATKIKEKNIIFEEDVCAKDSYFEIAKKLQNNINRVTEETINLLDFEELERVVKVLQRAKRIFLFGVGTSGLSAEDAKTKFMRIGLPVDAITNNHFMYMQAALMNDKDVVIGISHSGFSQEIVQALTIAKENGAKTVALTHNLRSPITKVSDLVLINGNKQGQLQGDSLRTKIAQLFVLDLLYMLIVKEDEKNATKNKQKTLDVILKQRTKIK
- a CDS encoding MIP/aquaporin family protein, with translation MSPFVAEIVGTALLILLGNGVVANCVLKDTKTGGGSWMVITTAWAFAVFIGVVVAGPYSGAHLNPAVTVGLAVAGKFAWVSVGPYIIAQFIGAMIGATLVYCFFIDHFKVTDDEGAKRACFSTEPAIRNLKVNYMNEILGTFVLMFVIFYITGASVTLPNIETAAPIGLGSIGALPVAILVWVIGLSLGGTTGYAINPARDGGPRIVLTLLSKKVGAKPDWAYGIVPLTAPIVGGVIAALLFKVLS
- a CDS encoding N-acetylmannosamine kinase → MRCLAIDIGGTKIASALVENNEISQRQQVATPTKNVSVEMQKTLASIVDSYRNQFDFVAVASTGIINKGILTALNPKNLGGLDQFPLKNAIANHTDKPVLLLNDVQAAAYAEFQNERENDIQNFAFITVSTGVGGGIILDKTLLTEPNGIAGHIGHSLADPNGEICGCGRQGCVESVASGRAIQAATANWETPCLPKQVFELFRQNEPKATQIIHRSAKAIANLVADLVISLDIQKIVIGGSVGLAEGYLPLVKNYINQMPNIYCCEIEPAYYQGDAGLIGAAKWGENKLQNH
- the aspS gene encoding aspartate--tRNA ligase, which codes for MMRSHYCGQLNASHVGQSVTLSGWVHRVRNLGQFIFVQIRDREGIVQVFFDKENEALFKQASSLRNEACVKIQGDVIARDESQINKEMATGEIEVLVKELEVYNNAANLPLDFNQNNSEEQRLKFRYLDLRRPEIAERFKARAKITSFVRRFMDDNGFLDIETPMLTKATPEGARDYLVPSRVHNGKFYALPQSPQLFKQLLMMSGFDRYYQIVKCFRDEDLRADRQPEFTQIDVETSFMTAEEVRAVMEKMIRGLWLDRLNVDLGDFPIMTFEEAMRRYGSDKPDLRNPLELVDVADLVKDVDFKVFSGPANDEDGRVAVLRVPNGASLTRKNIDDYTKFVGIYGAKGLAWAKVNDVAAGLEGLQSPVAKFLNEDVVKGLLERTNAQNGDIIFFGADKANIVTDAMGALRLKVGRDLELTKLDEWKPLWVIDFPMFEKDDEGNWSAMHHPFTSPRDLTAEELMKDPKGAVANAYDMVINGYEVGGGSVRIFRPEMQQAVFNLLGLSEQDQKEKFGFLLEALKYGTPPHAGLAFGLDRLTMLLTGTENIRDVIAFPKTTTASCLMTEAPSFANPQALAELGVRVKAKEE